The Cyprinus carpio isolate SPL01 chromosome A5, ASM1834038v1, whole genome shotgun sequence genome has a segment encoding these proteins:
- the LOC109080090 gene encoding BCL2/adenovirus E1B 19 kDa protein-interacting protein 3-like has protein sequence MAQSGSQSPDDALHGSWVELEGLVASASKAEAESGAQDTTAPLLQGELERILLEAQLECERSSQTESPPQVVTPRTSGSPKPASEGSSSTDCVTIQSDENDRRVSAEWVWDWSSRPENLPPKGFVFHHPKQSGSLSVRKTEVMKRGLFSSDVLLILLPSLLASHALTLGLGIYIGKRLASSSTSTL, from the exons ATGGCTCAGTCAGGATCCCAGTCACCGGATGATGCTTTGCACG GCTCTTGGGTGGAGCTGGAGGGTCTGGTGGCTTCTGCGAGTAAAGCAGAAGCAGAATCAGGAGCACAGGACACCACGGCCCCGCTCCTGCAGGGGGAGCTGGAGAGGATTCTGCTGGAAGCTCAGCTGGAGTGTGAGAGGAGCAGTCAAACAGAAAG TCCTCCACAGGTCGTGACCCCGAGAACATCCGGATCTCCCAAACCAGCCAGTGAGGGCAGCAGCAGCACAGACTGTGTGACTATACAG TCGGATGAGAATGACAGGCGAGTGAGTGCTGAATGGGTGTGGGATTGGTCCAGTAGGCCAGAAAACCTCCCGCCCAA gGGGTTTGTGTTTCATCACCCAAAGCAGTCTGGTTCTCTGAGCGTGAGGAAGACTGAGGTAATGAAGAGGGGTTTGTTTTCCTCAGACGTGCTCCTCATCCTCCTGCCTTCTCTGCTCGCCTCACACGCTCTGACGCTGGGTTTGGG aatatacatagGGAAACGGTTGGCATCCTCCTCCACCAGCACACTGTGA